One Globicephala melas chromosome 17, mGloMel1.2, whole genome shotgun sequence DNA window includes the following coding sequences:
- the KLF10 gene encoding Krueppel-like factor 10 isoform X2 — MEERMEMISERSKESVYSWNKTAEKSDFEAVEALMSMSCSWKSDFKKYIESRPVTPVSDMSEEENLLPGTPDFHTVPAFCLTPPYSPSDFEPSQVSNLMAPAPSTGHFKSLSDTAKPHIAAAPFKEEKSPVPAPKLPKAQATSVIRHTADAQLCNHRSCPVKAASILNYQDNSFRRRTHLNAETARKNIPCAAVSPNRSKRERDTVAGVEEKASAALYDFSVPSSETVICRSQPVPMCPQQKSVLVSPPAVSTGGVPPMPVICQMVPLPANNPVVTTVVPSTPPSQPPAVCPPVVFMGTQVPKGAVMFVVPQPVVQNPKPPVVSPNGTRLSPIAPAPGFSPSAAKVTPQIDSSRIRSHICSHPGCGKTYFKSSHLKAHMRTHTGEKPFSCSWKGCERRFARSDELSRHRRTHTGEKKFACPMCDRRFMRSDHLTKHARRHLSAKKLPNWQMEVSKLNDITLPPTPAPTQ, encoded by the exons ATG gaGGAAAGAATGGAAATGATTTCTGAAAGATCAAAAGAGAGTGTGTATTCCTGGAACAAAACTGCAGAGAAAAGTGACTTTGAAGCCGTAGAAGCACTTATGTCAATGAGCTGCAGTTGGAAGTCtgattttaagaaatacattgaAAGCAGACCCGTTACTCCAGTGTCTGATATGTCAGAGGAAGAGAATCTGCTTCCTGGTACACCTGATTTTCATACAGTCCCAGCATTT TGTTTGACTCCACCTTACAGTCCCTCTGACTTTGAACCCTCTCAAGTGTCGAATCTGATGGCACCAGCGCCATCTACTGGACACTTCAAATCATTGTCAGATACTGCCAAGCCTCACATTGCTGCTGCACCTTTCAAAGAGGAGAAGAGCCCAGTACCTGCCCCCAAACTCCCCAAGGCTCAGGCAACAAGTGTGATTCGTCATACAGCTGATGCCCAGCTGTGTAACCACCGATCTTGCCCAGTGAAAGCAGCCAGCATCCTTAACTATCAGGACAATTCTTTTCGAAGAAGAACCCACCTAAATGCTGAGACTGCAAGAAAAAACATACCTTGTGCAGCTGTGTCACCAAACAGATCCAAACGTGAGAGAGACACAGTGGCAGGTGTTGAAGAGAAAGCAAGTGCTGCACTTTATGACTTTTCTGTGCCTTCCTCAGAGACAGTAATCTGTAGATCTCAGCCGGTCCCCATGTGCCCACAACAAAAGTCGGTCTTAGTCTCTCCACCTGCAGTATCAACAGGGGGAGTGCCACCTATGCCCGTCATCTGCCAGATGGTTCCCCTCCCTGCAAACAACCCAGTTGTGACAACAGTCGTCCCCAGCACTCCACCCAGTCAGCCGCCAGCCGTCTGCCCACCTGTTGTATTCATGGGCACTCAGGTGCCCAAAGGCGCCGTCATGTTTGTTGTACCCCAGCCCGTTGTTCAGAACCCCAAGCCTCCAGTGGTGAGCCCAAATGGCACCAGACTCTCTCCCATTGCCCCTGCTCCAGGGTTTTCTCCTTCAGCAGCAAAAGTCACTCCTCAGATTGACTCATCAAGGATAAGAAGTCACATCTGTAGCCATCCAGGATGTGGCAAGACGtactttaaaagttctcatctgAAGGCCCACATGAGAACGCATACAG GAGAAAAACCTTTTAGCTGTAGCTGGAAAGGTTGTGAAAGGAGGTTTGCTCGTTCAGATGAACTGTCCAGACACCGACGAACCCACACAGGTGAGAAGAAATTCGCCTGTCCCATGTGTGACCGGCGGTTCATGAGGAGCGACCATTTGACCAAACATGCCCGGCGCCATCTGTCAGCCAAGAAGCTACCAAACTGGCAGATGGAAGTGAGCAAGTTAAATGACATTACCCTACCTCCAACCCCTGCTCCCACACAGTGA
- the KLF10 gene encoding Krueppel-like factor 10 isoform X1: MGRGQTARSAAVAGAASSVSGRPSVARQPSGQAAKQPVSSPPAARQPTMLNFGASLQQPAEERMEMISERSKESVYSWNKTAEKSDFEAVEALMSMSCSWKSDFKKYIESRPVTPVSDMSEEENLLPGTPDFHTVPAFCLTPPYSPSDFEPSQVSNLMAPAPSTGHFKSLSDTAKPHIAAAPFKEEKSPVPAPKLPKAQATSVIRHTADAQLCNHRSCPVKAASILNYQDNSFRRRTHLNAETARKNIPCAAVSPNRSKRERDTVAGVEEKASAALYDFSVPSSETVICRSQPVPMCPQQKSVLVSPPAVSTGGVPPMPVICQMVPLPANNPVVTTVVPSTPPSQPPAVCPPVVFMGTQVPKGAVMFVVPQPVVQNPKPPVVSPNGTRLSPIAPAPGFSPSAAKVTPQIDSSRIRSHICSHPGCGKTYFKSSHLKAHMRTHTGEKPFSCSWKGCERRFARSDELSRHRRTHTGEKKFACPMCDRRFMRSDHLTKHARRHLSAKKLPNWQMEVSKLNDITLPPTPAPTQ, translated from the exons atggggagggggcagacgGCGCGGAGCGCGGCGGTGGCGGGAGCGGCGTCGAGTGTCTCCGGGCGTCCGTCTGTGGCCAGGCAGCCAAGCGGCCAGGCAGCCAAGCAGCCAGTCAGCTCGCCGCCGGCGGCCAGGCAGCCAACCATGCTGAACTTCGGCGCTTCTCTCCAGCAGCCTGCA gaGGAAAGAATGGAAATGATTTCTGAAAGATCAAAAGAGAGTGTGTATTCCTGGAACAAAACTGCAGAGAAAAGTGACTTTGAAGCCGTAGAAGCACTTATGTCAATGAGCTGCAGTTGGAAGTCtgattttaagaaatacattgaAAGCAGACCCGTTACTCCAGTGTCTGATATGTCAGAGGAAGAGAATCTGCTTCCTGGTACACCTGATTTTCATACAGTCCCAGCATTT TGTTTGACTCCACCTTACAGTCCCTCTGACTTTGAACCCTCTCAAGTGTCGAATCTGATGGCACCAGCGCCATCTACTGGACACTTCAAATCATTGTCAGATACTGCCAAGCCTCACATTGCTGCTGCACCTTTCAAAGAGGAGAAGAGCCCAGTACCTGCCCCCAAACTCCCCAAGGCTCAGGCAACAAGTGTGATTCGTCATACAGCTGATGCCCAGCTGTGTAACCACCGATCTTGCCCAGTGAAAGCAGCCAGCATCCTTAACTATCAGGACAATTCTTTTCGAAGAAGAACCCACCTAAATGCTGAGACTGCAAGAAAAAACATACCTTGTGCAGCTGTGTCACCAAACAGATCCAAACGTGAGAGAGACACAGTGGCAGGTGTTGAAGAGAAAGCAAGTGCTGCACTTTATGACTTTTCTGTGCCTTCCTCAGAGACAGTAATCTGTAGATCTCAGCCGGTCCCCATGTGCCCACAACAAAAGTCGGTCTTAGTCTCTCCACCTGCAGTATCAACAGGGGGAGTGCCACCTATGCCCGTCATCTGCCAGATGGTTCCCCTCCCTGCAAACAACCCAGTTGTGACAACAGTCGTCCCCAGCACTCCACCCAGTCAGCCGCCAGCCGTCTGCCCACCTGTTGTATTCATGGGCACTCAGGTGCCCAAAGGCGCCGTCATGTTTGTTGTACCCCAGCCCGTTGTTCAGAACCCCAAGCCTCCAGTGGTGAGCCCAAATGGCACCAGACTCTCTCCCATTGCCCCTGCTCCAGGGTTTTCTCCTTCAGCAGCAAAAGTCACTCCTCAGATTGACTCATCAAGGATAAGAAGTCACATCTGTAGCCATCCAGGATGTGGCAAGACGtactttaaaagttctcatctgAAGGCCCACATGAGAACGCATACAG GAGAAAAACCTTTTAGCTGTAGCTGGAAAGGTTGTGAAAGGAGGTTTGCTCGTTCAGATGAACTGTCCAGACACCGACGAACCCACACAGGTGAGAAGAAATTCGCCTGTCCCATGTGTGACCGGCGGTTCATGAGGAGCGACCATTTGACCAAACATGCCCGGCGCCATCTGTCAGCCAAGAAGCTACCAAACTGGCAGATGGAAGTGAGCAAGTTAAATGACATTACCCTACCTCCAACCCCTGCTCCCACACAGTGA